The following are encoded together in the Triticum dicoccoides isolate Atlit2015 ecotype Zavitan chromosome 6B, WEW_v2.0, whole genome shotgun sequence genome:
- the LOC119320771 gene encoding uncharacterized protein LOC119320771 has protein sequence MADGESYKSWAWWLDALQAMRREYSIPMDAKEARVRSDVDFDNARRKVCRAMAEEARRKDQLLEEEEAVRCWAKTGDPEAKAYRERLDGEKLEMYQRMSSERGGWSTTPDREAYFAACYRHKWSWAHRRGAGSSYEDTTGIPAMRFTDAEPAWNARPTGTLQIFSFKVSAIAEELRWPLEVYGLIAIRDHLDRNRNIIFARARDNCQTITSMDPYLTLAGPTRAPVLSHVSDTGRFELVLKVKSGTNESEDKDLSLLAAKFRTFNPNYSRVIKEVATSKLSRIEWAFALLAKSVEATINIQVIRGSWPDGCRGIFSASTVSLDGRKVPLLSLEDGNLPLTTDGMINLSRNVACVEINGRLKISAATEYTNGEQVNAEDETIFRPRKFGRSCAILMVHSCEMKVIVAWSVVTTS, from the exons ATGGCGGACGGCGAGTCGTACAAGTCGTGGGCATGGTGGCTGGACGCGCTGCAGGCGATGAGGAGGGAATACTCCATCCCCATGGACGCCAAAGAGGCGAGGGTACGTTCAGACGTAGACTTCGACAACGCGAGGAGGAAGGTGTGCAGAGCGATGGCAGAGGAGGCGCGCAGGAAGGATCAgctgctggaggaggaggaggcggtgcgtTGTTGGGCCAAGACGGGAGACCCCGAGGCGAAGGCGTACCGGGAGAGGCTGGACGGGGAGAAGCTGGAGATGTACCAGAGGATGTCCTCGGAGAGGGGCGGTTGGTCGACGACGCCCGACCGAGAGGCCTACTTCGCTGCTTGCTATCGCCATAAATGGAGCTGGGCGCATCGGAGAGGCGCAGGTAGCTCCTACGAGGACACCA CGGGCATCCCTGCCATGCGCTTCACCGACGCTGAGCCAGCTTGGAACGCCCGTCCGACAGGGACTTTGCAGATCTTTTCCTTCAAAGTCTCCGCAATAGCAGAGGAGCTGCGGTGGCCACTGGAGGTGTATGGCTTGATCGCGATAAGAGACCACCTAGACCGCAACCGCAATATTATCTTTGCCCGCGCAAGGGATAACTGCCAAACGATCACATCCATG GATCCATACTTGACACTAGCAGGTCCAACTCGTGCTCCAGTGTTGTCTCATGTGTCGGATACTGGGCGATTCGAGCTTGTGTTGAAAGTCAAGAGCGGCACTAATGAATCTGAAGATAAAGATTTAAGTCTCTTAGCTGCAAAGTTCAGAACATTCAATCCGAATTATTCACGTGTGATTAAGGAGGTTGCAACTAGCAAGCTATCAAGAATAGAGTGGGCATTCGCCCTTCTCGCTAAATCAGTGGAGGCTACAATCAATATACAAGTTATTCGTGGTTCTTGGCCAGATGGTTGTCGAGGTATATTCAGTGCAAGCACAGTTAGTCTAGATGGCAGGAAAGTCCCCCTTCTCTCTCTTGAAGATGGCAACTTGCCACTTACCACTGATGGTATGATCAATCTTTCACGCAATGTTGCTTGCGTAGAAATCAATGGAAGGCTGAAAATTTCTGCGGCAACAGAATACACAAACGGGGAACAAGTTAATGCAGAAGATGAAACTATTTTCAGGCCTAGGAAATTTGGTAGGAGTTGTGCTATCCTTATGGTTCACTCATGTGAGATGAAAGTCATTGTTGCATGGTCAGTTGTTACTACAAGTTAG